The DNA sequence GCCTAGTCTTGCAGGATCTAGCAAGTCCATCACGCAGGTCACGCCGCCTACGGTGAGGCTTTGGGGGTGCGGGTTTTTGGAGCCAAATATCGCCATCATCTGCGCTACCGTCCTTTGTATCCTTAAGCACTCTAAGTAGTGCGAAAGCACGATCAAATTTTGCTCGGGTGTAAATTTATAGGTCGGATGTCCCCAGTATGCATTTGCAAAAGGCCCTAAATTTCCCTTTTTTACGAAGGCTTCAACGCGCTCTTTTACCTCTTTTAGCTTATCTGCGCCGGTCGCGTAAGGCGTATCGCAGTATTTAAACGCCTCGTCGCCAGCCTTGTGCACGTCCGCGCTTAGAGCCGAGACTACGTCCGCCCAGTCAAGGCCGTGAAGCTGATAAAAATGCACTACGTGATCGTGCATATAAAGGGCGTTGTTCATCAGCGTACGCGTTAGCTGCGCGTTTAGCGGAGGTACGATACCCAGCGCGTCCTCGACGGCCATAATGCCCGCGCGGTAGTGCGAAAACGTACAAACGCCGCAAATCCTCTGCATGAAAAATCCCGCGTCCCTCGGATCGCGCCCCTTTACGACCTGCTCTATGCCGCGCCAAAGCGTTGAGCCCGAGTAAGCCTCTTTAACTACGTTATTTTCATCTACGACGACCTCTATGCGCAGGTGACCTTCTATCCTGGTTATGGGGTCTATTGCTATTCTTTGCTCGCTCATTTTTACGCCTCCTCTTTGTCTTTAGCAAAAATGCTTACCGCGGCGTGCGCTGCTATACCGATGCCTGCGAGCGCCAGCACTCCGATGCCGATTTTATCGCTGACGTTATCGGCGCCTAGGCCTAAAACGGTGTTAAACAGCCTATCTGCCATCGGCTCCTCAAAAGGCCCCATCGTATCCCAAAAATCAGGCTCCGAGCAGCCTATACAGCCGTGGCCTGCTTGCACCGGCCAACTAGTGTGCTGATTAAACCTCTCGCGAGAGCAGTTGTTAAACGTATATGGGCCTTTGCAGCCGACTTTATAGAGGCAGTAGCCGTTTTTCGCGCCCTCGTCGCCAAAGGTCTGCACGAACTCGCCCGCGTCAAACCTACCGCGTCTTTCGCACAGATCGTGGATCCTAAGCCCGTAAGCCCACTTTGGACGGTTAAATACGTCAAGCGCCGGTAAGGTGCCAAAAAGTATGTAGTGAAGGACGTTGCCCACGATATTTTTCTCGCTCGGAGGACAGCCGGGGACGTTTATAACAGGTTTTGAGGTTACTTTTGATAGGCCGACGGAATTTGACGGATTAGGCTTTGCGGCCTGCACTCCGCCGAAGCTCGAACAGGTGCCGATAGCAAATATCGCCGCGGCATTCTCGCTCGCGTGCTTTGCGTGATGTAGGCCGCTAAGCCCCAAAGGACCGACAGTTAGATAGTTCTCCGTATCGCCCGTAGGTATGCCGCCCTCGACTAGCAGGATGTATCTGCCTTTGTATTTTTCGATCGCGCTTTCTAGGTTTTCTTCAGCCTGCCATCCTGCCGCCGCCATCACGGTTTCGTGATACTCGAGGCTAATGTAGTCAAAAATCAAGCTATCTATACTCGGCGCATCGGTGCGAAGCAGGCTCTCGCTACATCCCGTGCACTCGGCCATGTGTAGCCATATCACGGGCAATCTATCGCTAAGCTCGGCGGCTCTAGCCACTGTAGGCGCCATCGACGCAGGTAGCGCCATAAACGCCGTCATCGCGCCCGCCCATTTCATAAAATCGCGCCTACTAAATCCGCTTTTCTTTAAAGCTTCGCCGATCGATCCGTTTTTTAGAGTCGGAAGCGCGGCAAGCACGTTAAGTCGTTCGTTTATCCTAACTAGGACGTCATCTCTCATGCTCTCTCCTTTGGGGTAAAATATGCATTTTTTGCATATTTGATAACGGAGTAAATTTATCTTTAAGTCGTTATCAAATAATTTCAGAAATTGAAATATTACAACTAAAAATTAAAATTTTATATTTAGCAAAAATATTAGTTTCTATGATTAAGTATATTGTTATTTTAGTGTTATTTTTGCGAGAAAAGTCCTAAAAAATAATTAAAGTATAAAAAGATAGATTTGACAAATTATTTTTACATTTTGATATTTTAAAATCAAAATCGCCCTATTTCTTAAATTTACGAATTTAGTTTAAA is a window from the Campylobacter massiliensis genome containing:
- a CDS encoding hydrogenase small subunit, translating into MRDDVLVRINERLNVLAALPTLKNGSIGEALKKSGFSRRDFMKWAGAMTAFMALPASMAPTVARAAELSDRLPVIWLHMAECTGCSESLLRTDAPSIDSLIFDYISLEYHETVMAAAGWQAEENLESAIEKYKGRYILLVEGGIPTGDTENYLTVGPLGLSGLHHAKHASENAAAIFAIGTCSSFGGVQAAKPNPSNSVGLSKVTSKPVINVPGCPPSEKNIVGNVLHYILFGTLPALDVFNRPKWAYGLRIHDLCERRGRFDAGEFVQTFGDEGAKNGYCLYKVGCKGPYTFNNCSRERFNQHTSWPVQAGHGCIGCSEPDFWDTMGPFEEPMADRLFNTVLGLGADNVSDKIGIGVLALAGIGIAAHAAVSIFAKDKEEA